In the genome of Carnobacterium pleistocenium FTR1, one region contains:
- a CDS encoding MltG/YceG/YrrL family protein — translation MNKPALRYLALGFLVSAIVLAGYRLFFYDVQITASEENSIEETTLNEEEASYKEMYENLLAETEVANLENEAATSETEVVNEEAQSEPVEDAESDSSEPSVKEVTVVINDGDPSSIASQQLKEQGLIEDALDFDGFLEDNDYASLIRPGSYEVSSDMDYEQLAKVLMDNN, via the coding sequence ATGAATAAACCCGCATTGCGTTACTTAGCTTTAGGATTTTTGGTCTCTGCTATTGTTCTAGCAGGATATCGACTTTTCTTTTATGATGTTCAAATTACGGCTTCTGAAGAAAATTCAATCGAAGAAACTACACTAAACGAAGAGGAAGCATCTTATAAAGAAATGTATGAAAATTTGCTTGCTGAAACTGAGGTTGCCAATTTAGAGAATGAAGCAGCCACAAGTGAAACTGAAGTTGTTAATGAAGAAGCACAGAGTGAACCAGTAGAAGACGCTGAATCAGATTCTTCGGAACCTAGCGTTAAAGAAGTGACCGTCGTTATTAATGATGGCGATCCAAGTAGTATTGCCAGTCAACAATTAAAAGAGCAAGGGCTGATCGAAGATGCCTTGGATTTTGATGGATTTCTAGAAGATAATGATTATGCTTCGCTCATTCGTCCAGGTTCTTATGAAGTATCCAGCGATATGGATTACGAGCAATTAGCTAAGGTATTGATGGATAATAATTAG
- a CDS encoding superoxide dismutase: protein MTYELPKLPYAYDALEPHIDQATMELHHDKHHATYVEKTNAALEKYPELAKKSIEELVTDLNTVPEEIRAAIRNNGGGHANHSFFWEILSPNGEAEPTGALKEDINATFGSLDKFKEAIETAGAGQFGSGWAWLVLNNGKLEVTSTANQDSPLTDGKTPIFGVDVWEHAYYLNYQNKRPAYLKAIWNIVNWAEVAKRYESAK, encoded by the coding sequence ATGACATACGAATTACCAAAATTACCATATGCTTATGATGCATTAGAACCACATATCGATCAAGCAACTATGGAATTACATCATGACAAACATCATGCAACATACGTTGAAAAAACAAATGCTGCTCTTGAAAAATATCCAGAGTTAGCTAAAAAATCAATTGAAGAATTGGTAACGGATCTAAATACAGTTCCTGAAGAAATTCGTGCAGCTATCCGTAACAATGGTGGCGGACACGCTAACCACAGCTTTTTCTGGGAAATTCTTTCACCAAATGGCGAAGCAGAACCAACTGGCGCTTTAAAAGAAGATATCAATGCTACTTTTGGTAGCTTAGATAAATTTAAAGAAGCAATTGAAACAGCAGGAGCTGGCCAATTTGGTTCAGGTTGGGCTTGGTTAGTTCTTAATAATGGTAAATTAGAAGTAACTTCAACAGCTAACCAAGATTCTCCATTAACTGACGGAAAAACACCGATTTTTGGAGTAGATGTCTGGGAACATGCTTACTACTTAAACTACCAAAACAAACGTCCAGCTTATTTAAAAGCAATATGGAATATTGTTAACTGGGCAGAAGTAGCAAAACGTTACGAATCAGCTAAATAA
- a CDS encoding peptidoglycan D,D-transpeptidase FtsI family protein: MKTNKKKYNSKKKKSHIPFRLNFLFFTVFLLFAMLILRLGYLQIVQGEEFEIEVQRTETTLATGTVPRGEIYDSQQRKLVGNDALQAITYTRGTGVSSKDMATIALNLAKYIEMPNITEFEQETDFDLSERDLKDFWIALNEAAVNKRISDEQKESLDGSEIYQVQVDSVTEEDIQFEEEEQEAAAIYKRMNGAYALSTINIKGEDVTNDEIAKVSENLLQLPGIDTGTDWVRTYPEGDMLKSILGNVTSESEGLPENKAATYLAQGYARNDRVGKDYLELKYEQVLNGSKSKSETETNQNGDIVNTIQSYAGEKGDNLVLTIDMDFQTIVQDIAKESLANKSEGLNDRVYVVAADPNNGEILAMTGQKRNFKTGEIEDDTLGIINNTYQMGSVVKPATVLAGYMDGAITLADNTLVDEPLTLAGQKISSVFNRSGSVSVNDITALERSSNVYMAKLAMRMGGEYDYYQNMALNIDYKNVIKKLRSYYAQFGLGIKTGIDLPGEGSGFIGTADNPGLALTFAFGQYDTYTPIQMLQYVSTIANGGKRIAPRLVDEIRETNAEGNLGAIQTQMESDVLNIIDVGEEEIGRVQQGMYEVTNGANGSATSYFGGTEYTVAGKTGTAEAFYDGENESSKGESVTNRTFIGYAPFENPEIAVFVIIPYLPNTNSNHENTIIGRKVLDAYFQVGDYANLSDEIAEENEATTEE; encoded by the coding sequence TTGAAAACAAATAAAAAAAAATATAATAGTAAGAAGAAAAAATCCCATATTCCTTTTCGATTGAATTTTCTATTCTTTACGGTCTTCCTACTATTTGCTATGCTGATCCTTAGATTAGGCTACCTACAAATTGTCCAAGGGGAAGAGTTCGAAATAGAAGTTCAACGGACAGAAACGACTTTAGCAACCGGAACGGTTCCTCGAGGCGAAATTTACGATAGTCAGCAACGAAAATTAGTTGGTAATGATGCACTTCAAGCAATCACGTACACAAGAGGGACAGGGGTTTCTAGTAAAGATATGGCAACTATTGCTTTAAATTTAGCAAAGTATATCGAGATGCCGAATATTACTGAATTTGAACAAGAGACTGATTTTGATCTATCTGAAAGAGACTTAAAAGATTTTTGGATTGCTCTGAATGAAGCTGCTGTTAATAAACGGATAAGTGACGAACAAAAAGAGTCATTAGATGGATCAGAAATTTACCAGGTTCAAGTCGACAGCGTGACTGAAGAAGATATCCAGTTCGAAGAAGAAGAACAAGAAGCAGCAGCTATCTATAAACGAATGAATGGTGCTTATGCGTTATCAACGATCAATATCAAAGGTGAAGATGTGACCAATGATGAAATCGCGAAAGTAAGTGAAAATCTTTTACAGCTCCCAGGAATCGATACTGGGACAGACTGGGTCAGAACTTATCCAGAAGGAGATATGTTGAAAAGTATTTTAGGTAACGTCACAAGTGAGTCTGAAGGACTGCCGGAAAACAAAGCAGCCACTTATTTAGCACAAGGCTATGCCCGAAATGACAGAGTAGGGAAAGATTATTTAGAATTGAAATATGAACAAGTTTTGAATGGTTCAAAATCAAAATCAGAAACCGAAACAAATCAAAATGGCGATATTGTCAATACGATCCAAAGTTATGCCGGTGAAAAAGGCGATAATCTGGTTTTGACGATCGATATGGATTTTCAAACAATCGTTCAAGATATTGCGAAGGAATCCTTAGCCAATAAAAGCGAAGGATTAAATGACAGGGTATATGTTGTCGCAGCTGACCCGAACAATGGTGAAATTCTAGCGATGACAGGTCAAAAGAGAAATTTTAAAACTGGAGAAATTGAAGATGATACATTAGGTATTATCAATAACACCTACCAAATGGGTTCCGTTGTTAAACCAGCAACGGTGTTGGCAGGGTATATGGATGGGGCTATCACGTTGGCAGATAACACGCTAGTCGATGAACCACTAACTCTTGCCGGTCAAAAAATCAGCTCTGTGTTCAACAGGTCAGGCAGTGTTTCAGTAAATGATATTACCGCATTAGAACGTTCTTCAAATGTCTATATGGCAAAACTTGCCATGCGAATGGGCGGAGAATACGATTACTATCAAAACATGGCACTAAATATTGATTACAAAAATGTAATTAAAAAATTAAGAAGCTACTATGCTCAATTTGGATTAGGTATAAAAACCGGGATCGATTTACCAGGTGAAGGTTCTGGTTTTATCGGAACAGCTGATAATCCTGGGTTAGCATTGACTTTTGCATTTGGTCAATATGATACCTACACACCTATTCAAATGTTACAATACGTGTCTACGATTGCAAATGGCGGAAAACGAATCGCACCTCGTTTAGTTGATGAGATTCGAGAAACTAATGCTGAAGGAAATTTAGGTGCTATCCAAACGCAAATGGAATCGGATGTGCTGAATATCATTGACGTTGGAGAAGAAGAAATAGGCCGTGTCCAACAAGGGATGTACGAAGTAACGAATGGAGCTAACGGTTCGGCTACAAGTTACTTTGGAGGGACTGAATACACAGTTGCTGGTAAAACAGGAACGGCTGAAGCTTTTTATGATGGGGAAAACGAAAGCAGTAAAGGAGAAAGTGTAACCAATCGAACTTTTATAGGGTATGCACCTTTTGAAAATCCGGAAATTGCGGTATTTGTGATTATTCCTTACTTGCCAAATACTAATAGTAACCATGAAAATACCATCATAGGTCGTAAGGTTCTTGACGCTTATTTCCAAGTGGGAGATTATGCGAATCTTTCAGATGAAATCGCTGAAGAAAATGAAGCTACAACAGAAGAATAA
- a CDS encoding general stress protein, producing the protein MVKLDKRFEGVYQSIETLVEKVAQLLKDGQMVDQITIVTNKDKETILREFKIIVSLYKNDSILLEKIIWVIRHTASDDIFSLEKYGLTKIEERDQYNQAMAELNYVLLLGETTDHAYWYPKKRLGQPITDVEGNREFNQQSDFIDSGSANSDISIPRFNGTSTNQPWIDPDSDRNATRR; encoded by the coding sequence GTGGTTAAGTTGGATAAACGATTTGAAGGTGTCTATCAATCTATAGAAACACTTGTAGAAAAAGTTGCACAGTTGTTAAAAGACGGTCAAATGGTCGATCAGATAACAATTGTTACAAATAAAGATAAAGAAACCATTCTGCGTGAATTTAAAATCATTGTTTCACTTTATAAAAATGATTCAATTCTGTTAGAAAAAATAATTTGGGTAATTCGCCATACGGCTTCTGATGATATTTTCTCTTTAGAAAAATACGGATTGACCAAAATAGAGGAAAGAGACCAGTATAATCAGGCTATGGCTGAACTAAACTATGTTTTACTGCTAGGTGAGACTACCGACCATGCTTATTGGTACCCAAAAAAACGATTAGGCCAACCAATTACAGATGTTGAAGGAAATAGAGAGTTTAATCAGCAATCTGATTTTATTGATTCTGGTTCAGCGAATAGTGATATCAGCATTCCGAGGTTTAATGGCACATCCACTAATCAGCCTTGGATAGATCCAGATTCAGATAGAAATGCAACTAGGCGTTAA
- a CDS encoding YfhO family protein, with protein sequence MQKRMQTFTQKQWPLLLAFFVPFLTLLTIYIFQGVYPFGNDSLLTVDLGQQYIDFFSYYRQTFFENPSTFFYSFSKAIGGDMVGLWAYYLTSPFNLLFLLFPHTQITLAVTCLTILKISLAGLSFGYLLKKAFDGTGFILAAFSISYALMGYTIVNQLNIMWLDGLIFLPLIILGLERLIDKKAGFLYSVFLGIMLFANYYIAYMICLFLICYFIFRLVSVSYPDGTQWRIKLNETLTSIGLFIWHSLLGAGLAGILLLPTFYSLMESKASYMKFEFDWELAYPFPEMLSKFFIGAFNFDQMPSGYPNLFIGSLALVSFLCYFFNQSFSKRERLAALAVMILFITSLNLEAFNKIWHAMQYPIWYPYRFSFVICFFMLVNGFRSFMHYEGMRPISTFVSMVLTALVSFYVYNGDFDFIYTEQIILTVLFTFLVIFLLIIKPQRYPWLPAAFFILTMIEMGLNAQIDLSRLSYVDQDSFTVYQTELDDHVDALQDMDDSFYRVEKTFLRTKNDSFQADYASVTHFSSTFERTIPALFGSLGFPVGDGFLAYSNGTLLTDALFNIRYYMSEKDPLYIMENDDSQVINNGQFNQAFDRTNQSSSLMDSLLTPSVSDEKKASFELSIMQTKPDLRSYEKIGETDRAFIYENQQALAFAFGSSSAILAVSLLEDQPIQLQENILQALTDNQLADEFFISSDFDSTVYQNVTLSDEINGITYRKQVLNNDASISFQFTPETNDSFYLTLSPNIKDEDVELFLNGEPFTQYQTYRDQLILNLASQNKGDTITFKIGLKESSIRLKDFQLYRLDSTAFDQAIQSLKTGGMIIEEYDSTSFKGTVDIQKGQDLLMTTIPYSEGWTVKIDGVPVQTKQALESLLVVPIDEGKHIIEFDYTAPLFIKGMILTGLSALLLFLTTLFFKKNSKGGRL encoded by the coding sequence ATGCAAAAAAGAATGCAGACCTTTACCCAAAAACAATGGCCCTTATTGTTAGCTTTTTTCGTCCCATTCCTTACTTTATTGACTATTTATATTTTCCAAGGTGTCTATCCCTTCGGGAATGATTCACTTTTAACCGTTGACCTAGGCCAACAATACATTGATTTTTTTTCGTATTATAGACAAACTTTTTTTGAAAACCCCAGTACGTTTTTTTATTCTTTTTCTAAAGCGATAGGCGGGGATATGGTGGGATTATGGGCCTATTATCTGACTAGCCCTTTTAATCTATTGTTTTTATTATTTCCACATACTCAAATCACTCTAGCTGTAACTTGTTTAACGATATTGAAAATTAGTTTAGCAGGACTCAGTTTTGGTTACTTATTAAAAAAAGCTTTCGATGGAACAGGTTTTATCTTAGCTGCTTTTTCCATAAGTTATGCTTTAATGGGCTATACGATCGTCAATCAATTAAATATTATGTGGCTGGATGGACTCATTTTTCTACCGCTTATCATCTTAGGTCTTGAACGGTTAATTGACAAAAAAGCTGGATTTCTCTACTCCGTTTTCTTGGGTATTATGCTATTTGCAAATTATTACATTGCCTATATGATTTGTTTATTTTTAATTTGTTACTTTATTTTTCGCTTAGTCAGCGTCTCTTATCCAGATGGGACCCAATGGAGAATAAAATTAAACGAAACACTTACCTCAATTGGTTTATTCATCTGGCATTCTTTACTAGGAGCCGGATTAGCCGGCATTTTATTGCTGCCAACTTTTTATTCACTGATGGAAAGTAAAGCTAGTTATATGAAATTCGAATTTGATTGGGAATTAGCTTATCCCTTCCCAGAAATGTTATCAAAATTCTTTATTGGTGCTTTTAATTTTGATCAAATGCCTTCAGGTTACCCCAACTTATTTATTGGCAGTTTGGCACTTGTTTCTTTCTTATGTTATTTTTTCAACCAATCTTTTTCAAAGAGAGAACGATTGGCAGCCTTAGCTGTTATGATTCTTTTTATTACTTCACTTAATTTAGAAGCCTTCAACAAAATCTGGCACGCTATGCAGTACCCAATTTGGTATCCATATCGCTTTTCCTTTGTAATATGTTTCTTTATGTTAGTAAACGGTTTTCGCAGTTTCATGCATTACGAAGGTATGAGACCTATCAGTACTTTTGTCAGTATGGTCTTGACCGCTCTTGTTAGTTTCTATGTTTACAACGGTGACTTTGATTTTATTTATACAGAACAAATTATTTTGACAGTCTTATTCACCTTTTTGGTTATCTTTTTACTCATCATCAAACCACAAAGATATCCTTGGTTACCTGCTGCATTTTTTATTCTGACTATGATAGAAATGGGTTTAAATGCTCAAATTGATTTATCACGTTTAAGCTACGTCGACCAAGACAGCTTTACCGTTTACCAAACAGAACTAGACGACCATGTTGATGCTCTTCAAGACATGGATGATAGCTTTTACCGCGTTGAAAAAACTTTTTTACGCACAAAAAATGATAGCTTCCAAGCTGATTACGCAAGTGTCACTCATTTTAGTTCAACATTTGAACGCACTATACCAGCTCTTTTCGGCAGTCTTGGCTTTCCGGTAGGTGATGGTTTTCTAGCTTATTCTAATGGAACGTTATTAACAGATGCCTTATTCAATATTCGATACTATATGAGCGAAAAAGACCCTTTATATATTATGGAAAATGACGATTCTCAAGTGATTAATAATGGCCAATTTAACCAAGCATTTGATCGTACTAATCAGTCTTCTTCGTTGATGGATTCACTATTGACCCCATCTGTTTCAGACGAAAAAAAAGCATCATTTGAATTGAGTATTATGCAGACTAAACCTGACTTGCGGTCTTATGAAAAAATTGGTGAAACTGACAGAGCATTTATTTATGAAAACCAACAAGCCTTAGCCTTTGCTTTTGGCAGTTCGAGCGCTATCTTAGCTGTTTCTTTACTAGAAGATCAGCCTATTCAATTGCAAGAAAACATCTTACAAGCTTTAACCGATAATCAACTCGCAGATGAATTTTTTATCTCGTCTGATTTTGACAGTACTGTTTATCAAAATGTGACCCTATCTGATGAGATCAATGGAATAACTTATCGAAAACAAGTTTTGAATAACGATGCTTCAATCAGTTTTCAATTTACACCGGAAACAAATGATTCATTCTATTTAACCCTTAGCCCAAATATCAAAGATGAAGATGTTGAGTTATTTTTAAATGGTGAACCTTTTACACAGTATCAAACCTATCGTGATCAGCTGATTTTAAATCTTGCCAGTCAAAATAAAGGAGATACGATCACTTTTAAAATTGGCTTAAAAGAATCATCTATTCGTTTAAAAGATTTCCAACTCTATCGTCTAGATTCAACTGCATTTGACCAAGCGATTCAATCGTTAAAAACTGGTGGTATGATCATTGAAGAATACGACAGCACCTCATTTAAAGGCACCGTAGATATTCAAAAAGGACAAGATCTCTTAATGACTACTATTCCTTATAGCGAAGGATGGACAGTCAAAATTGATGGTGTGCCGGTACAAACAAAGCAAGCCTTAGAAAGTCTATTAGTTGTTCCAATCGATGAAGGAAAACATATCATCGAATTTGACTATACCGCACCCTTATTTATCAAAGGAATGATTTTAACAGGTCTTTCAGCATTATTGCTATTCTTAACAACTCTTTTCTTTAAAAAAAATAGTAAAGGTGGACGGCTATGA
- a CDS encoding pentapeptide repeat-containing protein — MNASIKIAQPRIPSRLTTGNFDEIDHESYYTNCQFKDCTLSNMRLESICFQHVSFVNVTFDQCQFTRFECLDVTFEGCNISNNEWIGGTFHRISFKDTKFLGTNFAEASIVDAHFDHCIGNYSSFNYASIKQVRFQDCSLIESELFEVNWKKLDFVTCQLDRMSIMQTNLNGLDLSDSDFEDLAVSIDLIKGCKLNATQALIIANRLGILIV; from the coding sequence ATGAATGCGTCAATAAAAATTGCTCAGCCCAGAATACCTAGTCGATTAACAACAGGTAATTTTGATGAAATTGATCATGAATCTTATTATACGAATTGTCAATTCAAGGACTGTACCCTCTCCAATATGCGATTAGAAAGTATTTGTTTTCAACATGTTTCTTTTGTTAATGTTACATTTGACCAGTGCCAATTTACTCGTTTTGAATGTTTAGATGTTACTTTTGAAGGATGCAACATTAGTAATAACGAGTGGATTGGAGGGACTTTCCATCGCATCTCTTTTAAAGATACAAAATTTTTAGGAACCAACTTTGCTGAGGCTTCAATTGTTGACGCACACTTTGATCATTGCATTGGAAACTATAGTTCTTTCAATTATGCTTCAATAAAACAAGTTCGTTTTCAAGATTGTTCCCTTATTGAAAGTGAATTATTTGAAGTGAATTGGAAAAAACTAGACTTTGTAACCTGTCAATTGGATCGAATGTCCATTATGCAAACGAACCTTAATGGTTTAGATTTAAGTGATTCTGATTTTGAAGATCTAGCAGTATCCATCGACTTAATAAAAGGATGCAAATTAAACGCCACTCAAGCATTAATTATTGCAAATAGGTTAGGTATTCTCATTGTATAA